The proteins below come from a single Mesobacillus jeotgali genomic window:
- a CDS encoding S8 family serine peptidase — MLKKGIVSALVMSLAFSNAAMAAVPEPAAKVKTKVQKNLNNAVVELADTEKVRVIVELKNQPTIDFAQQKGVKYSELDEATKESLESAALKQQDEVVSQLSAKKLNINVLENFTTVVNGFSAEVEYGNIKFIKNLENVAEVYIAHEYKRPETKPEMLYSKELVEAQRAWDEYGYKGEGMVIGVIDTGIDPEHRDMILSEETEEELTAEEVAAIAKENGLKGKYYTEKVPYAYNYMDDNDTILDLGKEASMHGMHVSGTVGANGDEENGGLKGVAPEAQILGLKVFGNDPEMPSTFSDIYVKAIDDAIKLGVDVINMSLGSTAGFVLPDDPEQKAVQKAVENGVMMAISAGNSAHFGNGWAAANPSPSNPDIGVSGSPGVSYNSLQVASYENSYMNLDAITYAVGEDVEKVPFLSASSVHPNDVENKTFEVVAAGLGKPEDVAKVNLMVSMH, encoded by the coding sequence GTGTTAAAAAAAGGTATAGTTAGTGCACTTGTAATGTCTCTTGCATTTTCTAATGCAGCTATGGCAGCAGTGCCTGAGCCGGCTGCTAAAGTAAAGACTAAAGTTCAAAAAAACCTGAATAACGCTGTTGTCGAGTTAGCTGATACTGAAAAGGTCCGTGTGATCGTAGAGCTTAAGAATCAACCGACTATTGATTTTGCTCAGCAAAAAGGCGTTAAATACAGCGAGCTTGATGAAGCGACTAAAGAAAGCCTGGAATCTGCAGCTCTTAAGCAACAGGATGAAGTTGTTTCCCAGTTGAGCGCGAAGAAACTGAATATCAACGTCCTTGAAAATTTTACAACTGTGGTGAATGGATTTAGTGCTGAAGTAGAGTATGGAAACATTAAATTTATTAAAAATCTTGAGAATGTAGCTGAAGTTTACATAGCTCATGAATACAAGCGTCCTGAAACAAAGCCTGAAATGCTTTACAGTAAGGAATTGGTAGAAGCTCAAAGGGCATGGGACGAGTATGGTTACAAAGGTGAAGGGATGGTCATCGGTGTCATCGATACTGGTATCGATCCTGAGCACAGAGACATGATTCTTTCTGAGGAAACAGAAGAAGAGCTCACAGCAGAAGAAGTCGCAGCAATTGCCAAAGAAAATGGCTTAAAAGGTAAGTATTATACAGAGAAAGTTCCATACGCATACAACTATATGGATGACAACGATACAATCCTTGACCTTGGCAAGGAAGCATCCATGCACGGTATGCACGTTTCTGGAACAGTAGGTGCAAACGGTGATGAAGAAAACGGAGGCTTGAAGGGGGTTGCTCCAGAAGCACAGATCCTTGGTTTGAAGGTTTTCGGTAATGACCCTGAAATGCCATCTACATTCAGTGATATTTATGTAAAAGCAATCGATGATGCAATCAAGCTAGGTGTTGACGTTATCAACATGAGCTTGGGTTCGACTGCAGGATTCGTATTGCCGGATGACCCTGAACAAAAGGCTGTTCAAAAAGCAGTTGAGAATGGTGTCATGATGGCGATTTCTGCCGGTAACTCAGCGCATTTTGGGAATGGTTGGGCTGCAGCAAACCCTTCACCTTCCAACCCTGATATTGGTGTTTCAGGGTCACCAGGTGTTTCCTACAATTCATTGCAGGTAGCATCTTATGAGAATAGTTATATGAATTTAGACGCTATCACGTATGCAGTGGGTGAAGATGTTGAGAAGGTGCCATTCTTATCTGCTAGCTCTGTACACCCTAACGATGTAGAAAATAAAACATTTGAAGTAGTGGCTGCCGGATTGGGAAAACCAGAAGACGTTGCTAAAGTTAATCTAATGGTAAGTATGCATTAA
- a CDS encoding bifunctional 2',3'-cyclic-nucleotide 2'-phosphodiesterase/3'-nucleotidase, with product MKKLAATAIALGLIIPQATPMVSYAEVMDQDIIKLRILETTDLHSNMMNYDYYQDKEVLNFGFAKTATLIKKAKEESPNSLLFDNGDLIQGSPMGDYIAKVNKLENGEVHPVYKAMNLLGYDAGNLGNHEFNYGLDFLDRTLKGANFPYVNANVYIDDATDDKNAFTPYVILDKEVIDGDGEKHKIKVGVIGFVPPQITQWDAARIGGQVIAKDIIETANKFVPEMKAKGAELIVAIPHSGIDVNANGKNEENATYNLSKVEGIDAILFGHSHATFPSDKYKGLEGADLEKGTLNGVATVQAGMWGDNLGLIDMTLEKDASGKWTITDTKSSTRQIFTKDSTGTHSNADVHQGVVDAVKHDHEATKDYMKGALGKATAPINSYFSQIKDNEAIQVLNEAQKWYTENAIQGTEFEKLPVLSAAAPFKAGTRDNPNYYTNIPQGTLQIKNAADLYLYDNNTLHAVVVTGAQLKEWLEMTTGQFNQIKTDITEEQNLVNGEYRSYNFDVIDGVTYEIDVTKPAKYDAKGKVVNADSSRIVNLQFEGKAIDPAQKFVVATNDYRASGTFPGVQGSEIIVKSPESSREVVSAYVLDKKVIDPTPDMNWSFKTIEEDVNVYFLSSPEGQKFVRPTDNYKYVATQEDGFAKYSIDMSTKAKVPVQTPQRFKDVNKDHWAFDFIAELTEMGIIKGKSADKFEPSGNVTRGEFVSLLARTLKLEAAKEHPFKDVGGALEADIAAAYKAGITAGMTKDKFDPNAQINREQMAAMLVRAYEFKTGKKYDATTPAKFTDVSKVSNFAKESVNEVSQLGFMVGIGGKFEPKSKATRAQAAKVVSLLNNK from the coding sequence ATGAAGAAACTAGCTGCAACGGCTATAGCGCTTGGTCTAATTATACCTCAAGCGACACCAATGGTTTCATATGCAGAGGTCATGGATCAGGACATTATTAAGCTCCGCATTCTAGAAACGACTGACTTGCATTCCAACATGATGAACTACGATTACTATCAAGATAAAGAAGTATTAAACTTTGGTTTTGCCAAAACAGCAACATTGATCAAAAAAGCGAAAGAGGAATCTCCGAACAGTTTATTGTTTGATAACGGTGACCTCATTCAAGGAAGCCCGATGGGTGATTACATCGCAAAGGTAAATAAGTTAGAAAACGGCGAGGTTCACCCTGTATATAAAGCTATGAATCTACTGGGCTACGACGCAGGTAACCTAGGAAACCATGAGTTCAACTACGGACTAGACTTCCTTGACCGTACGTTAAAAGGCGCGAATTTCCCTTATGTTAATGCTAACGTCTACATTGATGATGCTACTGATGATAAAAATGCCTTCACACCTTATGTTATTTTGGATAAAGAAGTAATTGACGGTGATGGCGAGAAACATAAGATTAAGGTTGGCGTAATCGGATTTGTTCCTCCACAAATCACTCAGTGGGATGCAGCTCGCATCGGCGGACAAGTCATCGCGAAGGATATAATTGAAACGGCTAACAAGTTTGTTCCAGAAATGAAAGCAAAAGGTGCAGAACTGATCGTTGCTATTCCTCACTCTGGAATCGATGTCAACGCAAATGGAAAGAACGAAGAGAATGCTACTTACAACTTGAGCAAGGTTGAAGGAATTGATGCAATTTTATTCGGTCACTCACATGCTACTTTCCCAAGTGATAAATACAAAGGATTAGAAGGTGCTGACCTGGAAAAAGGAACTCTGAACGGAGTTGCGACTGTACAGGCAGGTATGTGGGGAGACAATCTGGGCTTAATTGACATGACTCTTGAAAAAGATGCTTCTGGTAAGTGGACAATTACGGACACTAAGAGCTCTACACGTCAAATTTTCACTAAAGATTCTACAGGTACACATTCAAATGCAGACGTACATCAAGGTGTTGTTGATGCAGTTAAGCATGACCATGAAGCTACTAAGGACTACATGAAGGGCGCGCTAGGTAAAGCAACTGCGCCAATCAACAGCTATTTCTCACAAATTAAAGACAACGAAGCCATCCAGGTATTGAACGAAGCTCAAAAATGGTACACGGAAAATGCTATTCAGGGAACTGAGTTTGAAAAGCTTCCAGTTCTATCAGCAGCTGCACCATTCAAAGCTGGTACTCGTGACAATCCAAATTACTATACAAATATTCCTCAGGGAACTTTGCAAATTAAAAATGCTGCAGACTTATACTTGTATGATAACAACACTTTACATGCAGTTGTTGTAACTGGTGCGCAGCTTAAAGAATGGCTAGAAATGACTACTGGTCAGTTCAACCAAATTAAAACTGATATTACAGAAGAACAAAATCTTGTAAATGGCGAATACCGTTCTTACAACTTTGATGTAATTGATGGTGTTACTTACGAAATCGATGTAACAAAGCCGGCTAAGTATGATGCGAAAGGAAAGGTAGTTAACGCTGATTCTAGCCGTATTGTTAACCTGCAATTCGAAGGAAAAGCCATTGACCCTGCACAAAAATTCGTAGTTGCAACTAACGACTACCGTGCATCTGGAACTTTCCCTGGAGTACAAGGTTCTGAGATTATCGTAAAGTCTCCTGAGTCAAGCAGGGAAGTTGTATCCGCTTATGTTCTTGATAAGAAGGTCATTGATCCGACTCCAGATATGAACTGGTCATTCAAGACAATTGAGGAGGATGTAAATGTATACTTCTTGTCTTCACCAGAAGGCCAAAAGTTTGTAAGACCAACTGATAACTATAAGTATGTGGCTACTCAGGAAGACGGTTTTGCTAAGTATTCTATCGATATGAGTACAAAAGCTAAAGTCCCTGTACAAACACCTCAAAGATTCAAAGATGTTAACAAGGACCACTGGGCTTTCGATTTTATTGCAGAACTGACTGAGATGGGCATTATTAAAGGAAAGTCTGCTGATAAATTTGAGCCAAGCGGAAATGTAACTAGAGGAGAATTTGTTTCATTGCTTGCTAGAACTTTGAAGCTTGAAGCTGCTAAAGAGCATCCGTTCAAGGATGTTGGAGGCGCACTTGAAGCTGATATCGCAGCTGCTTACAAAGCAGGCATCACAGCAGGCATGACTAAAGATAAGTTCGATCCAAACGCACAAATCAACCGTGAGCAAATGGCTGCAATGCTTGTCCGTGCTTACGAATTCAAGACAGGCAAAAAATACGATGCTACAACACCAGCTAAATTCACTGATGTCAGCAAAGTCTCCAACTTCGCTAAAGAATCAGTCAACGAAGTAAGCCAATTAGGCTTCATGGTAGGCATCGGCGGCAAATTTGAGCCAAAGAGCAAAGCCACAAGAGCACAAGCAGCTAAAGTTGTGTCACTACTGAACAACAAATAA
- a CDS encoding IDEAL domain-containing protein gives MMNNDKKPNFYKPEEFIDLYHDAVSLEDNTQHLLNQERTRYTKGANAVIKKVQQEFLEKKRTEEIDLALELKDKERFMALTSDGWEEVL, from the coding sequence ATGATGAACAATGATAAAAAGCCTAATTTTTATAAACCAGAAGAATTTATTGACTTGTATCACGACGCTGTGAGTTTGGAAGATAACACGCAACACCTTTTAAACCAGGAGAGAACTAGATACACAAAAGGCGCCAACGCTGTCATCAAAAAAGTCCAACAGGAATTCCTGGAAAAAAAGAGAACAGAAGAAATTGACCTCGCATTGGAATTGAAGGATAAAGAAAGATTTATGGCTCTTACATCAGATGGATGGGAAGAGGTTCTATAA
- a CDS encoding diguanylate cyclase produces the protein MHKLKNPSTIYLIIISLIGISTFTALHQVYFDASAKTVVLYALIGAIVLVNKYPIPLPPDGNSISMDSAIFLGALFLYGLGDTLDVLFIYTLIFAGIQWKIKWWKHVFNFSIYSIMIIAAHFAFLFFGGEVGDINSSNIIPYIASLTVYFILNTTLVSTYFFLAQKESLLNVFGGFLRDRTFQASYFIIFLLSLVLAILMQHEHIFGLFLFVSIALLLSVAFNQHFQDLQVVSQKAKHDYLTGLYNHGYFKEQLEKEVALLQEHFKPLSVALIDLDDFKKYNDLFGHVQGDRLLKEFGTLLHQHSKKQEFLVARYGGEEFAVLMPNKTKEEAFAFLDKVRKTINDTALNGVEILPYGCLSFSAGIAEFEKGTYNIAELLNKADQALYFSKAQGKNMVHIYDKTDQQLDSSYSFEKQFEEAEQQLKIFLSKDIYTYRHSKRVFQYSVDFARKIELSDHERRIFTLGALVHDIGKLEIPRDVINKKGKLDPHEWEMVKKHVIWGKEIISTNKELQELIPLVELHHERFDGKGYPHGLKGESIPKLARMLCIIDSFDAMTTERPYQKTKSFAEAIEEIRSCAGEQFDAYYAEQFIQMIEQQYDINRKVEEEIVV, from the coding sequence ATGCATAAATTAAAAAATCCTTCCACAATATATTTAATTATCATCTCTTTAATTGGAATTAGTACATTCACCGCTTTGCACCAGGTTTATTTTGATGCAAGCGCAAAGACAGTTGTCTTGTATGCGCTCATTGGTGCAATAGTGCTAGTAAATAAATATCCTATTCCCCTGCCGCCTGATGGCAACTCCATCTCTATGGATTCCGCCATTTTCCTTGGTGCTTTATTTCTGTACGGACTGGGAGATACACTCGATGTCTTGTTCATATATACCCTGATCTTTGCAGGCATCCAATGGAAAATTAAATGGTGGAAGCATGTGTTCAACTTCTCTATCTATTCCATAATGATTATCGCAGCACACTTTGCATTCCTTTTTTTCGGCGGAGAAGTCGGTGATATTAATTCATCAAATATCATCCCTTATATTGCCTCTTTAACGGTCTATTTTATTTTGAATACCACTCTTGTCAGCACTTATTTTTTTCTAGCGCAAAAAGAAAGTCTTTTGAATGTTTTCGGTGGCTTTCTTAGAGATAGGACATTCCAGGCCAGCTATTTCATTATTTTCCTACTTTCGCTTGTACTAGCGATCCTGATGCAGCATGAACATATTTTCGGGCTTTTCTTGTTCGTTTCAATTGCACTTCTGCTGTCAGTTGCCTTTAACCAGCATTTTCAGGATCTCCAGGTGGTTTCACAGAAGGCAAAGCATGATTACTTGACCGGACTATATAATCATGGCTATTTTAAGGAACAACTTGAAAAAGAAGTTGCGTTACTCCAGGAACACTTCAAGCCACTAAGCGTTGCATTGATCGACCTTGATGATTTTAAAAAATATAATGACCTTTTCGGACATGTCCAGGGTGATAGATTATTGAAAGAATTCGGCACGCTGCTTCACCAGCATTCAAAGAAACAGGAATTCCTTGTAGCTAGATACGGCGGTGAAGAGTTTGCTGTCCTTATGCCGAATAAGACGAAAGAAGAGGCATTCGCTTTCCTTGATAAGGTGAGGAAAACTATTAATGATACAGCATTAAATGGTGTAGAAATCCTTCCTTATGGCTGCCTGTCCTTTTCTGCTGGAATTGCTGAATTTGAAAAAGGCACCTATAATATTGCTGAACTTTTAAATAAGGCTGACCAGGCACTTTACTTTTCAAAAGCACAGGGTAAAAACATGGTCCATATTTATGATAAAACAGATCAGCAATTGGATTCTTCCTACTCCTTTGAAAAACAATTTGAGGAGGCGGAGCAGCAGTTAAAAATTTTCTTATCAAAAGATATTTATACATACCGCCACAGCAAAAGGGTTTTTCAGTACTCAGTTGATTTTGCCAGGAAGATTGAGCTTTCGGATCATGAACGTCGAATTTTTACGCTGGGCGCGCTTGTCCATGATATCGGTAAGCTCGAAATACCGAGGGATGTCATTAACAAAAAGGGAAAGCTCGACCCTCATGAATGGGAAATGGTCAAGAAGCATGTAATCTGGGGAAAAGAAATCATATCTACCAATAAGGAGCTTCAAGAACTAATCCCGCTGGTAGAGCTGCATCATGAGCGCTTCGACGGAAAAGGCTACCCGCACGGTTTAAAAGGAGAAAGCATTCCGAAGCTTGCCAGGATGCTATGCATAATTGATTCTTTTGATGCGATGACAACGGAGCGCCCTTACCAGAAAACGAAAAGCTTTGCCGAGGCCATTGAGGAAATCCGCTCATGCGCTGGCGAACAGTTTGATGCCTATTACGCAGAGCAGTTTATCCAAATGATCGAGCAGCAGTACGATATAAATAGGAAAGTTGAAGAAGAAATTGTTGTATAG
- the galE gene encoding UDP-glucose 4-epimerase GalE: MILVVGGAGYIGSHLVEELVKSHEVVVLDNLSTGHERSVDSRAIFVKGDLGSQEDLETVFSKYPIKGVMHFAANSLVGESVVDPLKYYENNVAATLTLLKVMLKYDVKNFIFSSTAATYGIPDADMISEESPTVPINPYGQSKLMVEKILGDFASAYDLRFVVLRYFNAAGASSSGKIGEMHDPETHLVPIILQHLLGQREQISVFGDDYDTPDGTCIRDYIHVTDLASAHIAALESLLSEKIQTAIYNLGNGHGYSVKEVINTCEKVTGRKANVVMSERRAGDPARLVASSEKIQQALGWKAERNLDNIIATAWEWHKSSN, translated from the coding sequence ATGATTTTAGTTGTGGGCGGGGCTGGCTATATTGGCAGTCATCTTGTTGAGGAATTGGTTAAGTCGCACGAGGTTGTTGTATTGGATAATCTCTCAACAGGGCATGAAAGATCGGTTGATTCCCGAGCTATTTTTGTAAAAGGGGATCTGGGAAGTCAGGAGGATTTGGAGACTGTTTTTAGCAAATATCCTATTAAAGGTGTCATGCATTTTGCAGCGAACAGCCTGGTAGGAGAATCGGTTGTTGATCCGTTAAAATACTATGAAAATAATGTAGCTGCTACCCTTACGCTATTAAAAGTAATGTTGAAGTACGATGTGAAAAACTTTATTTTTTCATCGACAGCGGCAACATACGGAATTCCGGACGCAGATATGATCAGCGAGGAAAGTCCAACCGTGCCTATCAACCCTTATGGACAATCAAAGTTGATGGTGGAAAAAATCTTGGGTGATTTCGCTTCTGCCTATGATCTGCGCTTTGTTGTGCTGAGGTATTTTAACGCTGCTGGTGCAAGCTCTTCGGGGAAAATTGGTGAAATGCATGATCCTGAAACACACTTGGTTCCCATCATCCTGCAGCATTTACTTGGCCAGCGAGAGCAAATTTCCGTTTTTGGAGATGACTATGACACACCAGATGGAACCTGCATTCGTGACTATATCCATGTAACGGATCTGGCTAGTGCCCATATTGCGGCACTAGAATCCCTGCTGAGCGAAAAGATTCAAACAGCCATCTATAATTTAGGTAACGGGCATGGATATTCTGTGAAAGAAGTAATCAACACATGTGAAAAGGTGACTGGCCGCAAAGCCAATGTTGTCATGTCTGAAAGAAGAGCCGGTGACCCGGCAAGACTTGTAGCATCCTCTGAAAAAATTCAGCAGGCACTTGGATGGAAGGCAGAAAGAAATTTGGATAATATTATTGCAACCGCTTGGGAATGGCATAAAAGCAGCAATTAA
- a CDS encoding S-layer homology domain-containing protein: protein MQRGDIGFVDKTKNAQEAGAAGVIIYNNADGYLSMASEASIKIPQLFMLKTDGEKMKALLDAGTPVTLEFKGDTAKASNPSANKMSDFTSWGLTPNLDFKPEITAPGGQILSTFQDDKYGMMSGTSMAAPHVAGGSALVLERVDSEFGVTGLERVNLAKNILMNTGAPVIDKGTANGLLGLSIPYSPRRQGAGLMQLHAALSTPVVVAEKSTGEAKVALREVGDNVTFTLKAKNYSNETVSYDVGVNVQTDLVLFGEMGFQLSELEAQPLEGVDVTINGEETAVVELAAGEEKEITVAMDLSTAKVFNSDASDYVDAATIFKNGYFVEGYVTLTDKADTYPQLTVPYVGFNGEWGKAPIVDAAQWEVESFYGMTGLLDENYNFLGYDVFNGDIKKEFMAFSPNGDGSQDKVIPLVSFLRNAKKVEFNVLDKDGNKIRTLRTENNVRKNYYDGGRSANYSLNPARAWDGVADLKNVAEGDYFIEVRAVVDYPGAEWQSYTYPVKVDVTAPTVEAEYDAETKKLTLTNTADNENGSGLAYVDVLVDGESVLDAPLSGDGTYDLGSIPETSYVDVVAVDYAGNITVVNAQDAVDAEIPDVHVLTPDAFGTINTKETVVSGWVADNSGIHDLKVAGQAADLVYNAAEKRYDFSTKLTFDTDGVKKFDVTAVDGKNNEISFQRTLFVDSTAPTLKVKGVSKTVGPEVDNVSVTLQVEDNFDEIRAYVNGNEVFFNEFVEPYEMRGFNKTINVDLALIDGDNHFVFEVTDLAGNKVTEKVTIKKLVKDENPGGSDPVPGPTPNPSPSPSPAPSPSPSSDLGEVAVDTSKGEATVAVDEQKFAAALNGSSDKNVTLDFSSVSDKVSTVNAKLPADSVAKAAESKKSLTLKTGSESVDVPAAVLADLAKEKGNVVFTIGKPAVKASAAQALAEVNLYVVVEKDGTKTAYTKFDKPVAVSVSLAGKKLTDKRKVAAYAVAGNKSDYEGGKVTGDTFTFKTHQTGKFAVYENSKTFKDVKTHWAKDEIEVLASREIIKGKTDELFAHGESVTRAQFAVLVARALNLQTAEYQGTFKDVPAGLSWAALEIEAANRAGIISGMGNGKFAPNEKITREQMAAMVIRAIQYKDASLLEGVKAPASFKDNKKISSFAKDYVAQAAALKLVNGYADQIFAPKADTTRAQSAVILYRLLDALGEIK from the coding sequence ATTCAACGTGGAGATATTGGGTTTGTAGATAAGACTAAAAATGCACAGGAGGCTGGAGCTGCTGGAGTAATCATTTATAATAATGCTGATGGTTATTTGAGCATGGCATCTGAAGCAAGCATTAAAATCCCTCAATTATTCATGTTGAAGACTGATGGAGAAAAAATGAAGGCTCTGCTAGATGCTGGAACACCAGTTACTTTAGAGTTTAAAGGAGATACAGCTAAAGCGTCCAATCCATCCGCAAATAAAATGAGTGATTTCACTTCATGGGGATTGACCCCAAATCTTGATTTTAAACCAGAAATAACAGCCCCTGGTGGACAGATCTTATCAACATTCCAGGACGACAAATACGGTATGATGAGCGGTACATCCATGGCAGCTCCTCATGTTGCCGGGGGATCTGCTTTGGTACTGGAGCGTGTGGATTCCGAATTCGGTGTAACGGGCCTTGAGAGGGTCAATCTTGCAAAAAATATCCTGATGAATACAGGTGCGCCTGTTATTGATAAAGGTACTGCCAACGGACTACTCGGTTTAAGTATTCCATATTCGCCACGACGTCAGGGTGCGGGGTTAATGCAATTGCATGCAGCCTTATCAACACCTGTGGTAGTTGCAGAAAAATCAACTGGGGAAGCAAAAGTTGCACTGCGTGAAGTTGGAGACAATGTTACTTTTACATTAAAAGCTAAGAACTACTCTAATGAGACTGTTAGCTATGATGTAGGTGTCAATGTTCAGACTGACCTTGTCCTTTTTGGAGAGATGGGTTTCCAGTTAAGTGAGCTGGAGGCACAACCGCTTGAGGGTGTTGACGTAACAATTAATGGTGAGGAAACAGCAGTGGTCGAATTGGCTGCTGGCGAAGAAAAAGAAATCACTGTAGCGATGGATTTATCTACCGCTAAAGTTTTTAATAGCGATGCAAGCGATTATGTTGATGCGGCAACCATTTTCAAGAATGGTTATTTCGTGGAAGGATATGTCACTTTAACTGATAAAGCTGACACTTACCCTCAATTGACTGTTCCTTACGTTGGTTTCAATGGTGAATGGGGCAAGGCGCCAATCGTTGATGCTGCACAGTGGGAGGTTGAGTCATTCTATGGTATGACTGGCCTATTGGATGAAAACTATAATTTCCTTGGCTACGACGTTTTTAATGGAGATATTAAAAAGGAATTTATGGCATTCTCTCCAAATGGAGATGGTTCACAGGATAAGGTAATTCCGTTGGTATCTTTCCTGAGGAATGCTAAGAAAGTTGAATTTAACGTCCTTGATAAGGATGGCAACAAAATCCGTACGCTCCGTACTGAGAACAATGTAAGGAAGAACTACTATGACGGCGGAAGAAGCGCTAATTACTCCCTGAACCCTGCAAGAGCATGGGATGGCGTCGCTGATCTTAAAAATGTTGCAGAAGGAGATTACTTCATCGAAGTCAGAGCCGTAGTAGACTACCCAGGTGCTGAGTGGCAGTCTTACACGTACCCTGTAAAAGTTGACGTTACTGCTCCAACAGTTGAAGCAGAATACGATGCTGAAACGAAAAAATTAACACTGACAAATACAGCTGACAATGAAAATGGAAGCGGCTTGGCATATGTGGATGTTCTTGTTGATGGTGAGTCAGTATTGGATGCTCCATTAAGCGGTGACGGAACATATGACCTTGGTTCAATTCCTGAAACATCGTATGTTGACGTGGTAGCTGTGGACTATGCAGGAAACATTACAGTTGTTAATGCACAGGATGCAGTAGATGCAGAAATTCCGGATGTACACGTTTTAACTCCAGATGCTTTTGGAACCATCAACACGAAAGAAACAGTTGTTTCTGGATGGGTTGCTGACAATTCTGGAATCCATGATCTGAAGGTTGCTGGACAAGCTGCAGATCTGGTTTACAACGCAGCGGAGAAACGTTATGACTTCTCAACTAAACTGACTTTTGATACTGATGGAGTCAAGAAGTTCGATGTCACAGCGGTTGATGGAAAGAATAACGAAATTTCCTTCCAACGCACCTTGTTTGTAGATTCAACTGCTCCAACTTTGAAGGTCAAAGGCGTTTCTAAGACAGTTGGACCTGAAGTTGATAATGTTTCCGTCACACTTCAGGTGGAAGATAACTTTGATGAAATTCGTGCCTATGTAAATGGCAACGAGGTATTCTTTAATGAGTTTGTTGAACCATATGAAATGCGTGGATTCAATAAAACAATCAATGTCGACCTTGCCTTAATAGATGGAGATAATCATTTCGTTTTTGAAGTCACTGATTTAGCTGGTAATAAGGTAACCGAGAAAGTGACTATAAAGAAATTAGTAAAGGATGAAAATCCAGGGGGAAGTGATCCGGTACCTGGTCCTACTCCGAATCCAAGTCCAAGTCCATCGCCTGCACCTTCTCCATCACCTAGCAGTGACTTAGGGGAAGTCGCAGTAGATACTTCTAAAGGAGAAGCGACAGTCGCTGTTGATGAGCAGAAGTTTGCCGCAGCACTTAATGGTTCTTCTGATAAAAATGTAACTTTAGATTTCTCTTCAGTATCAGATAAGGTATCTACGGTTAATGCAAAGCTTCCTGCTGACTCCGTTGCTAAAGCAGCAGAGAGCAAGAAGAGCTTGACTCTTAAGACAGGCAGCGAGTCTGTAGACGTACCTGCGGCAGTTTTAGCTGATCTTGCTAAAGAGAAAGGCAATGTTGTATTCACAATCGGTAAACCGGCTGTTAAAGCATCTGCTGCACAGGCTCTTGCAGAAGTGAACTTGTATGTAGTGGTGGAGAAGGACGGTACGAAAACTGCTTATACGAAGTTTGATAAGCCAGTTGCAGTTTCGGTGTCTCTAGCAGGCAAAAAGCTCACTGATAAGCGAAAGGTTGCTGCATACGCTGTAGCTGGCAATAAGTCAGACTACGAAGGCGGTAAAGTAACTGGAGATACATTCACATTCAAGACGCACCAAACTGGCAAGTTTGCAGTCTATGAAAACAGCAAGACATTCAAGGATGTGAAAACTCACTGGGCTAAAGATGAGATTGAAGTCTTGGCTTCACGCGAGATCATCAAAGGTAAAACGGATGAGCTATTCGCTCACGGCGAAAGCGTCACTCGTGCCCAATTCGCGGTTCTGGTAGCTCGCGCATTGAACCTGCAGACTGCTGAATACCAGGGAACATTCAAGGATGTACCTGCTGGATTAAGCTGGGCAGCACTTGAAATCGAAGCAGCGAACCGTGCTGGAATCATATCTGGAATGGGCAATGGCAAATTTGCTCCAAATGAGAAGATTACACGCGAACAAATGGCTGCAATGGTAATCAGAGCGATCCAGTACAAGGACGCAAGCCTGCTTGAAGGCGTAAAAGCACCAGCTTCGTTCAAGGATAATAAAAAGATCAGCAGTTTTGCGAAAGACTACGTAGCCCAAGCAGCAGCACTTAAGCTAGTAAACGGCTACGCAGATCAAATATTCGCACCAAAAGCCGACACAACACGTGCACAATCAGCGGTCATCCTTTACCGCCTGCTTGACGCACTAGGCGAAATCAAATAA